A single genomic interval of Aphidius gifuensis isolate YNYX2018 linkage group LG6, ASM1490517v1, whole genome shotgun sequence harbors:
- the LOC122859658 gene encoding uncharacterized protein LOC122859658, which translates to MVGCQVMQPIDSCFLKSPNGTTFTVTNSDIIPTYPGTEKMNLDMENYMKRLYSSKNPVRTLTPAINNNFSMGDCFTMFPNAGKSHEGDWTCQLRLNSTKKEITTKVSVIIKESYLMPSYRKNNGIKTLNCTAIPTLPSKINFCQWILRNDSGTYVNTDWNIKTLHNDTSCVINLPDSNGPYKGKWSCSVHFKNDFGDTFHTSNFIEISD; encoded by the exons ATG GTTGGATGCCAAGTTATGCAGCCAATtgattcttgttttttaaagaGTCCAAATGGTACAACATTTACTGTAACAAATAGTGACATTATTCCAACTTATCCAGGTACAGAAAAAATGAATCTTGATATGGAAAATTACATGAAACGTCTGTATTCCTCGAAAAATCCTGTGCGAACATTGACACCagcaataaacaataatttttcaatgggTGATTGCTTCACTATGTTTCCAAATGCTGGTAAAAGTCATGAAGGAGATTGGACTTGTCAACTTCGTCTCAATTCtactaaaaaagaaattaccaCAAAAGTTTCAGTAATTATTAAAG AGTCATATCTCATGCCAAGTTACAGAAAAAACAATggaataaaaacattaaattgtaCTGCAATTCCAACACTTCCatcgaaaattaatttttgtcaatGGATATTACGTAATGATTCTGGTACTTATGTAAATACTGATTGGAACATCAAAACTTTGCACAATGATACAAGCTGTGTAATAAACTTGcctg aTTCAAATGGTCCTTATAAGGGCAAGTGGAGCTGTTctgttcattttaaaaatgattttggaGACACATTTCatacaagtaattttattgaa ataTCTGATTGA